Sequence from the Terriglobia bacterium genome:
AGCCAGGTATTCCTTGCCGGACTACCCTCCGTGTTTAAAGTCAACATTCGTGATGGCGCAGCTGGCGAGTGGCTGGAGAAATCCATCCAGTATTCGATCTCGCAGGCGGGCAGCACTCAATCGGGCAGCGAGGCCGTACTGGCGAAGTTATCCGAAACACTCTTCGTCGAGACCTTGCGTCGTTACGTCGCGGAACTGCCCGAGCACCAAACTGGTTGGCTTGCGGGAGCGCGCAATCCGGAGGTCGGAAAGGCACTCGCGCTCATGCATAGCCGGCCAGAGGAACCGTGGACGATTGAGGGACTTGCACGCGAAGTCGGACTCTCGCGTTCCGTTCTGGCACAGCGGTTTCGGCAATATCTTGGTGAGCCCCCGCTCGCTTATCTCACTCGATGGCGGCTGCAACTTGGTATGCAAATGATGGCTTCCACGAACCAGAGTGTGGCTCAGATCGCGTCGACCGTCGGATATGAATCCGAGTCCGCCTTCAATCGAGCTTTCAAGCGAGAGTTTGGCGATCCGCCCGCACGTTATCGCAGCAAGGCGAGGCAGCTAGTCGGCAGGGCATCTGCGCCTTCAAGATAGATTCAACAGAGAATGGCAGCGGTTGGTTTTGAAACGTTCGTCGTTAGGCGATTGCAACTCCCTCGAACGGCTTCTCCAGCGACTCGCTCTGTGGCGTCATCGGTTCAGCACCGCGCTCCGTGATCACCATATCGTCTTCCAGTCGAATGCCGAACTCGTCGGGGATATAGATTCCTGGCTCATCGCTGAATGTC
This genomic interval carries:
- a CDS encoding AraC family transcriptional regulator, producing MDALSEVLRVVKLESAFFYNGEFSAPWRFRSPESCKLAAFIRDGAGHVVVYHLLLEGRVYAEAQDVRLQLRPGDIVIFPHGDPHVIESGPSPYTIDGETELQRIFSCGLKQSRMGGGGEISRFVCGFLMCEPRMSQVFLAGLPSVFKVNIRDGAAGEWLEKSIQYSISQAGSTQSGSEAVLAKLSETLFVETLRRYVAELPEHQTGWLAGARNPEVGKALALMHSRPEEPWTIEGLAREVGLSRSVLAQRFRQYLGEPPLAYLTRWRLQLGMQMMASTNQSVAQIASTVGYESESAFNRAFKREFGDPPARYRSKARQLVGRASAPSR